The Juglans regia cultivar Chandler chromosome 6, Walnut 2.0, whole genome shotgun sequence genome contains the following window.
AACAAtacctcttctttttttttttttttaaatacccaAAAAAGGGTGAATGAGGTCGGGCATCCATTTCTCATGTTTTTCATCTAGGTGTCGTTTGAgaatataaatcatttcaatttatctaattttattattataattttttaaacttttatacaaaatataataaataatttaatttttttaaattttaaaatattaataatattaaaaaataatattttatttaattcatctaaaatcatctcatctcatctcactatccaaatgagtcTTATTAGTTTCAATATATGTGATAAACGCATGCTAACTTAATACAAATACTAATGATTTAAGTAAAACAaacggaaaaaataaaatatctatatgGAAGCTTTACATCACACAATTtcacttaattaatatgtgatttatcatttttatcattctatcttaatgtttaaatatgcaTGTCACTGTGTTCAAATAGAATAACAGATCACATATTGATTAAATAAAAGTGTATAGTATAAGATTTCTATGTAGCATTTCTCAAAACAATATTACATATTTGTAATGTTGTACAAACGAGTAAATTAATAGTGTTAGTGTGGAACAAGTTTAATTGTAAATCACATAACTTCTATATCATTGACAttgacttataaatattttaacatgacaTATAAACTATATGGAGGCCATTAAACCTCAAGGGGATGGCATAATCGTATTAGGGTGAGTTGTATAAAACGGATGCTTGGGGCTCGAAATTCTACTTTCACGTTCTTGTAAAACGGATGCGCTCGAAATTTTACATTCACATTTTTGAGACTATCGATCGAATTAagggaattttattttaaattattcaaagTAGGAAACTCATTCCCAAGAGAGATTAGTGGGAACTTTTTACTGAACAATCATAATCAATCAACTATATGGGGGGCCATGTCATGTTccaaataagatttttcttccGAATAATAGTATTACTTTAAAGGCTATTTTGAAtagtgaagtattttttttttttttagtaatactcaactattatttattattattattttattattaattattattattatttataaaatatttaacatcatcttactatccaaatagAACGTGAATGCACACGAAGCCACTGCTCTAttctaaggtctcgtttgtattcgtaactcatccaatctatctcaactcatttcatctcatctcattattacaattttttcaaatttttacataaaatataataaataatttaatttttttaaattttaaaataactttttcaaatttctacacaaaatataataaataatttaatttttattctactatttataaattatctaaattctTCTCAACTTATATCTAAATTCAATCCACTTCTAAATTTCTATGTAACCGATGCAGGTGACGGGTCTCATGTTTTCTCATCACAATCTTCTTTCACAGACCTCTAAAAAGACGATGATTTGAATCTTCCACTACACAAAGACAACATTTTAGTTCCTCGTTTTTCGTTCCATTGCTTTGATCTCCGTTGCATCATTGAGTCCTGAATTCTTTGGCATTTTCTAACCCAAAAAGTCAAAGCGCATGACTCGAACCCATcaactgtctctctctctcttggccCACCAACCCCTACTTCTTGCCTCCAATCTCGCCATGACCACCCTCCATGCattcattttcttcatcctcTCCACACCTATATATATTTCAGACACTTCGGGCTGCAGTTAAAGAATGCCAACAGCCTGATCAAAGCAGCAAGAGTACTAAATcttcatcatgcatgcatgctaaagCTACACGTTCAGGTTTATATTAGTTCTGTTAACTGAGAGTTTCTTTTTAttgggaaagaaaaatgacTGTAGATGAGTCTTTCACGAAACCAGGAGCAGTGCCATTCAAGTGGGAGATCAAGCCCGGTGTTCCAAAGCTCCAGCACCAGCAAAAACAGCCGGTGGTGTTATCTCCGCCGCCTCTGCCGCAGCCTCGTAACTATCACCGTACAGTACTTCCCACGCCACAGCAGAAGCTTCGGCCACCGCCGTCGTCTGGGTCGGTTTACTTTGTACCTCCGTTGGAGTCCCCGTCCCGGGTCCGCTCTTTCCGGTCGTCACCAAGGACCCGGTCTGAGCGCTGGAGGTTCGACCGACAAACCACCGCCCTGGTTAGGCCCGAAGTGGTTTCGCCTGGATGCTTCCTGTCGTCTTTTCTAAAGAGGAGCAAACCGGGAAAACAGAGGCTCCAGAAGCCCGGACCCGCTTCCGAACCAGACTACAGCTCTGATCTCGAGACGCTGGCCCGGTGGTCCGTGTCAAGCCGGAAGTCGCTCTCGCCATTCTCTGAATCTCCGTCGACGTCGTCCTTTTCGTCGTCGTACCCTTCGTCGCCCCGACCCGTGGGTGATGCCGAGTGGGCCGGGTTCGGACTTTTCTGAATGACGCCGTTGGGGCTTTGATTGtgtggacttttttttttggtcgcaTAGTAAAATCGTATAAAGAgctcataatatataatatatacatatttttaattttgatgcaaatgttactctttttagattttttttatgatatattttaagtaattttatagtttatattttaaatataatataatatgtcattttaaattttaggttAACAGTGAGAGATGGAATTGGGCATTAACATCTATGTCATATGGAATATCGAACTCGTTATGTCTCATCCAACAAACTACTCGTAAATAAACGTCTTTTATCATCAAACCAATTGTTGGAGGGAAAATGTATCGTTTAAGGTTCTattagatattgagttgagttgagatgatttgagttttttatgaataatagtgagtttagatgttgaagtaagTTTTGTAAAGtctatttaagatgagtttatatgtgtttggatgttaaaatgagtttatatgtatttatgagaaattgaaaaagattgtgagtctcacgtataaagaagtattaagttaaaaaaattgtaagtcctatatataaagaagttttgagttgagatgagtttaataatttgacagtttgatgtttgaatgttaaacttaatttaaaattagattgaagtCTAAATTCCAAACGAGAGCTAAGCCTAACTAAACCAAACCTATCTCTTGGGGCCAAAACCAAGAGTGCTTCGGGCAACAGTAGGCCGCCAAAGTACATATTCAAAGAAGTGCTCGCCGTGAGTGAACCTCCCCCCAAAAGTACTTGCTAGTAGTATGCATTCACCGACAAGAAACCTCGTCCCAAAGTGCCCACTAAAAGGATTTGtatcttgaaagaaaaaaatctatttatcatcctaACTCCCATCATCCTTCcatcatttcatgatgtgacattaaatgataggtttacaaatgaaatgaaataaataatttctaactacctaatgtcacatcataaaatgatggaATGATGATAGAATTTGAGATAatgagtaacattactcatcCTGAAATACCCATAGTAAGGAGAGGCCTTTCATTGTGGAATCTTCCCCAAATGAGAACTAGGTAGAGAAGGGGAAGTTTACAGTCCAACGACTCATAGCTTGTTCTTTAACAAGTGAGACAGATAAATAAGGAAGGCACATTTAATGTAGAAATAACCTGATGACACATTAAATGAATACATACATAAACAGATCCGACTGACCAGAAGCATGGAAAACAAAGATGGCGATGGTAACTCCTGTCTAGAATACAGGAGCCATTTAAGGATGTCTATAACCTTATGCAACCGTTTCCATCTAAACCCCAAATAGAATGTTCAGTGTATCACCGGGAAGGAGTTCATAACAATCAGAAAGGAGAAAGTCTAATATCTTGTTGGGGGGAGTCGAGAAACTGTATCAACACCAATCATGTTGGCTATATGTAGTTTTTGTCTTTATATTTGGAAAATGAGTGTCAATCTCTTTCAAATTTCGAAAAAGTTGAGCCCATGATTTTCGTGTTAGGTTATATATATCAGTTTAACAGGCAATTTTAGTCCAAAATCTACGCTTCTTATTTTGTCCTTTTGACTTTTCAGACATGTATgtttaaaattacataaaatgtcTTGTTTCTTGCGTGGTGAACATTAGGACAGATTTGAGAggtgatatgagaattttgtattttatttttaagtttaaaatattatattttaatattattattattttgaaatttgaaaaagatgtattagaatttaaaaaagttaaattatttattatattttgtatgaggatttaaaaaatgtgtaatgatgagatgagatgagataaaaattttatgttttgtcttgtgtcccaaacctgccctaagtccCGATTcggatataaaaaatattttattttatcattataatttttttaaattttcacataaaatataataaataatttaattttttttaattttaaaataatcataatattaaaaaaatattctaataataatttatttaatttttaactttcatctcaactcactcaCTAAATAGCACTTAACATTGTGCCACTCATCACAAGTTTAGTCAGTGATTGTTATAACCCAAGTCAAACAAATGGTAATGAAATCCTACATGCAATTCCATGATCAACTGtgcttaatttatttgatttaataaatttaacagaGCAtgcaataaaataatagaaatatgagaattattttctatatttttatttatttgtcattATCATCATTATCTTTGGAGATCCAAAAAGTTCTTTGCACATCCAAATTCTCCCTGAATTAATGTGAGATTTTGTAGCCCATTGGCCCCACCAATCCGGGCATTGCATCGGCTATAGTCAATGGAATATCaaacaataagaaaattaataaatatttcaaccaaaatttttctaaatatttttatcagaaaatagaaaactacatatataatagtaattttCCTTTCCCACCTACAAGGATCGTACCTTAAACACCTCTCTTATCATCCTTCAAATACATGTAGTTTTATAAAGATTCAATTATTCAACTCattcttattttttcatgagGAGGTCCGAATTAAGCATGCATGGCAATTCTCTCTAGATTTACCTCATGAGAAGTATGACAAATATAATCAAACTTATGaccatgaaaaaatattcaactcaatttaaaacttataaaatcttttttttttttttttatcacaacaaATTCTAGGGTGCTGTTGTTAGTTAATTCTtggtatatataatactatgatatataaatactatgccataataataataataataataacagcaTAAATGAGTTGCAATATAATGCATTTGGATATGAACTTACTAGGGTAAATACTCATTTGGTCTTGGATTTTtcagttttggaaaaaaaaaaaaaaactccttgaattttgaatcaaaatgattttttttttctaaaatgttgttgttaaatttaataataaaccacCTTATTAAcatgttgatgttgtgtttcgcAACCCGAGATACTTTACGGAGGCTCAATCCGTTCACCTGTAGCTAGAGAGAAATAAGAGTTTCGAGGTGATAGGGGACACCTTCGATGCTAAAATCAATGTGAGTTCCTTATAAGAATAATGAATTGAAGTGTCAAAGTGTTTGAACCCCTCCCCTAGCTGAGGGAGGGAGTATATATACCTAGTCGGGATAAGCCTTGGGAAGGGGATGATGGGTCTGCTGCTCTGTACTGGGATTGGATGTCTCTGCTGCGTAATAGACTTATCTTACCTGATTGCGGCTATCACTGATATCCCAGGAGGCACGTCATGGCGTGCCCAGCCCCGAGATGTATTAAATGTGGCATGACTCCTTGTTGTGGCGTGCCTGTTTCCATTCCattaaatgcggcgtggcttCGGTTAGGTGTGTCCATTCTTTTGACCTGTCCGGATGCAAGGTCCAAGGATAGGAACTATTCCTGAATGTCTCGACCATTAGTGGTGTCAAACAATCTTATCTTCCATCCTTTAGTCAGCATGCATGACTGCTTCCCTTCCCGAGCCCCCTGGGCCGACCTGGCCCAATCCTTATCCTCGAGCCCTGAGACTCTTGGCCCTTATGGACTGGGCCTACTCTCCCTAGCCCGGCCTTGGAGATTACTCCCCTCACATAACCCAATGATGTTTTTGCTTAAAGTGTATAAAATCCCAAGATTAAATGAGTATTAATTAACCTAATTAAGGAGGGGATTATAAGAGATATTAATTTGTTGATATCCAACAAGTGTCTTGAGATGCAGTTGGccgagtcgtagttagtaaagaTATAGTCGACGATTGAAGATCGACGGCTAGAAACCTTCCAAATGGAGGGTCTGTGCTACTTATATGGTCAAAAAACAACcaatgtgaaaattattctgtgTATTGTTGTAAGAACAATGTTACGTATAGCTGTATAGTGTCTGAACTTAGTGTATTTTATGAAagatttttacttatcatcttcACAAACCACATAtcacacatatttttatttttattttatttttttattttaatcttcttaaattaactgagttcttctactcatcattcatatgcAACAtatttggtaaaagaaaaaaagttaaaaattaaaaattatgtgtggtgtgtgatatGATTTgtaagaatgatgagtaaaatttttcttcatgaaaataagagggtttttttttttatatatataaatttcagatttatccattttctttaaaaaaaaaaaaaagtgcatgatTTAGACACCCTAAAATTATCCAAATCATTTTTGACTCATGTGATATCACTTAGTCagtcaaatattttattcttttaaagagaaatactacaatcaaaattttacaaaaaaaattcacaaattaatataaattgataagatattttatatctattttataataaaaataattttataatgtaatGTAAGTTTGAGAATAAATTTACTTCGTGAGATGAGCTAAAAGATCTCTTTTTGTGAAAgaacttgttttttattttaaattttggttttattcatcttaaattaattgagttattctattcattatttatatatcacagaaaaaataaaaaattatgtagagTAGTGATGAATACCAGAATTTTTCTCCCTGAAAAGGCATAAATAAAACCAACGGTATCGTTAATTTTCCATAGAGATGATCACGTCGAGGCCTACACACCGCAATCGCACTTCCCTTGTGGACCAGGTATTGGCGGCTATAATCCAGAACCGACCCTTTGACGCTCGGCTCGCTGCCTCAGCCACAGCCGGTCAATCTGTATGGACCGTAGAGTCAGTTTCCGAAGTCTTGAGGTCCATACCAAGGGTCTTCTTCCAATCCCCTCGCTCCATTGGCCGCCAAAGCGGCTTCCGACACCGCGCACCTTTGAAACAGCGAAACCTCAAAGTGGAGTCCGATAAGTTACGGCGCAATGTTTTGGTTCTTGGCCCTGCCGCTTACAGAGACCCCCAGAAAGTGAGGTTGGGATTGGACAAAGCAATGGAGTTCTATTCTTGGGTTGAGGCCCATTTTGGGTTTGCCCACAATGAGATAACTTGCAGGGAGATGGCCTGCGTGTTGGCCAAAGGGAATAGATTGAAAGCTCTTTGGGATTTTTTGTGGGAAATGTCGAGGAGAGGGAGTGGCGAGCTCGTGACCACTGCTAC
Protein-coding sequences here:
- the LOC109003043 gene encoding uncharacterized protein LOC109003043; protein product: MTVDESFTKPGAVPFKWEIKPGVPKLQHQQKQPVVLSPPPLPQPRNYHRTVLPTPQQKLRPPPSSGSVYFVPPLESPSRVRSFRSSPRTRSERWRFDRQTTALVRPEVVSPGCFLSSFLKRSKPGKQRLQKPGPASEPDYSSDLETLARWSVSSRKSLSPFSESPSTSSFSSSYPSSPRPVGDAEWAGFGLF